A genomic region of Sciurus carolinensis chromosome 7, mSciCar1.2, whole genome shotgun sequence contains the following coding sequences:
- the Dynlt1 gene encoding LOW QUALITY PROTEIN: dynein light chain Tctex-type 1 (The sequence of the model RefSeq protein was modified relative to this genomic sequence to represent the inferred CDS: inserted 1 base in 1 codon), producing MEDYQAAEETAFVVDEVSNIVKEAIESAIGGNAYQHSKVNQWTTNVVEQTLSQLTKXGKPFKYIVTCVIMQKNGAGLHTASSCFWDSSTDGSCTVRWENKTMYCIVSAFGLSI from the exons ATGGAAGACTACCAGGCTGCTGAGGAG actgcttttgttgttgatgaaGTGAGCAACATTGTGAAAGAG GCTATAGAGAGTGCCATCGGTGGTAATGCTTACCAGCACAGCAAAGTCAATCAGTGGACCACAAATGTTGTAGAACAAACTTTAAGCCAACTCACCA CTGGGAAACCATTTAAATATATCG tGACCTGTGTGATTATGCAAAAGAATGGAGCTGGGTTACACACAGCAAGTTCCTGCTTCTGGGACAGCTCTACTGATG ggaGCTGCACTGTGCGATGGGAGAACAAGACCATGTACTGCATTGTCAGCGCCTTCGGACTGTCCATCTAA